The following DNA comes from Ignavibacteriales bacterium.
CGCAATCCCAGTTCCTTGCAGACATCCTCGTCCGGAACCCGGAGCTCTTTCGCTGGCTCACATCATCGAACGTTCTCAAGATCACCAAAACGCGCGACGACTATGCCGCGGAGGCGTCAGACGCCATTGTGCTGTTCCAGCGGTCCGAGAAGAAGCTCGATTCCCTGAAGCGATTCCAGCGCCGCGAACTCCTCCGGATCGGAGCCCGCCAGATCTTGAAGGAAGCCGACGTTTCGAGCACATCGTCAGAGCTTTCCGCTCTCGCCGACTCCATCGCGTGCGCAGTCCTCGCAATGGCATATGATCAGATGCGTGAAACGTTCCAGGGAGACGTGAAGAAAGAACTCGCGGTGATCGGATTGGGCAAACTCGGCGGAGAAGAACTGAATTTCAGCTCAGACATTGATCTGATCTTTGTCTACGACAAAGACGGTCCGCTTGAAGGATCGCAGGCACGACTCTCGTCGAAGCACGAATACTACTGCAGGGTGGCGGAGTACGTCGTCCGGCGGTTGTCCGAGCACACTGCCGAAGGCCATCTGTATAGAGTGGATATGCGACTGCGGCCCGACGGCGGCTCAGGCCCTCTCGCAATGTCACGGGCGGCATATTTCGCATACTATGAGGCACGGGGAGAACTCTGGGAGCGGCAAATGCTGATCAAAGCGCGTGTGATCGCCGGAGATCAGCAGGTTGGAGAGGGATGGATGGAGGAGATGAAGGCATTCATCTATCCGAAAACACTGCTCTCGAGTCCGCTCGAAGAAATCGCGAAGATCAAAGCGCGCATCGAATCGACGCTTGACGATGAGAAGAATATCAAATTGGGGAGCGGAGGAATTCGGGACGTTGAATTCACCGTGCAGGCGCTTCAGCTTCTCAATGGTGGGAGCACTCTGAGGCTCAGGCAGCGCAGCACCTTGGCGGCTCTGCGAGAACTCGTGGATTCACAGAAACTCAAGGAGAGCGAGGGGAGGAATCTGGATGCTGCCTATCGGTTTCTACGTACCGTCGAGGATCGGCTTCAGCTTCTTCATGGGCTGCAGAAGCACAGCATTCCGGAATCTCCGGAGGAGCGACGAATCCTTGCACGTCAGCTGGGTTTCGATTCGGCGGCGGCCTTCACGAAAAAACTAGCGGTCCATCAGGATCGGATCAGGAAGGCATATGATTCTGTCTTCGAAAAGAGATCCGCCAATCGGAAGGCTGGTGCGGCGAGCGGCCCATGGCTCGATGCCCGTGTTCTTCGCAAGCTGGGAGTCTATGACGCAGAAGCCGCTCAATCACAACTTGCGGAGATACTGAAGGAATTGCCCGAGTTGAAGGAGCCTGTCCGGTTTGCCCTGTTCGTCGATCTGATCAGAAAACGAAAAGCACCGGATTGGGCCTTGAAGAACCTCCTCCAACTCGCTTCCTCGGCACCGATCAAGCGGACTCTCCAACAGGCAGTCCTGAATGAGAAATCGCTCGATCTTCTGATCCTTCTCGCCGCGCGGAGTTCACGATACAGCGGACTGTTGGCACGAGAACCTCTTCTCTTCGAAACACTTCTTGGCCGACCGGAAGATCTGTTGGCTTCCGGTGCGGCTTGGTCTTTTCTCAAGAGCGCGGATCTGCCTCGTTATCGTATCTACAACGAATTCAAAGCAGTGCTGCGATTCGTCGTCGGGGAGATTTCCGCCCCGGCTCTCACGCGCGAACTCAGTGCGCTTGCAGACGATATTGTTGCCCACGCGTATCGGCTAGCAGCGGAAGAGGTCCGGATTCCCCGCTCCTTGCCAGTCGCGCTGATGGCGCTCGGAAAGTTTGGTGGCGGGGAAATCTCCATAGGCTCCGATCTCGACCTTGTTCTTCTATATAAAGAACGCGGAGGGCTCCAGGCGAAGACCGTGAATGCGCTTGGAAGAACCCTGCGGGAGAAGCTCGATCGTGTGTATGAGATTGATTTTCGTCTCAGACCTGAAGGAAAGAACGCACCGTTGGCGACCGAGTTCGAGTATTATAAAGAATACCTCGTGCATCGTGCTTCGTTGTGGGAGCGCCAATCTCTGACGAAAGCCCGGTGCATAGCCGGCGATCCGGCATTTGGCCATGAACTTATGAAGCATGTCGCACAACTATCGTGCGATGTGCCGCTGCCGAAAGGGTGGAAGAACGAGATCGTCTCGATGCGCGCCCGGATGGTCAAGGAGCGATCCAGGTCGCAGGAGAGCGTCGATCTGAAAGTAGGGATCGGAGGATTGGTTGATCTTGAGTTTCTGGTGCAGGCAACCCAGCTGAGGTGTTGTCCTGACCATCCGGAGATGGCGCAGACAAACACGTTTGACGCGATCGACTCGATGAAGAAACAAAAATTGCTCCCGCAGAAGAATGCAGCGAGGGCCCGAAGAAATCTGGAGTACTTCCGGCAGCTCGAAGCGGTCATTCGCATCAATTCGGAGAAGACAGATTTCCTCCTCCCGTCGGAGAACGATCGGCTGCAGGCGGTGGTAGCTGGGATGGGAAGTTCATCTCCCGCCGCACTGCGTGCAGCGATCCAGGAAAAAAGAAAAACGAACCGGAAGCTCTTTACCGAAACCATCAGGTCACTTCCGAAATGAAGTCGACAGCAGCGCGCATACTCTCCAACGAGTGGTTTCTGGCGGCGTCGGTTGCGCTTCTTGCCTTCGGTGTCTATGTGACAACGATGTGCCGTACGGTCTCGTTCATCGATGCCGGTGAACTTGCCGCTGCGGCTACTCTCCTCGGCATTGCACATCCCACCGGCTATCCCTTGTTTACGCTTGTTGCGCATTGCGCTCTCTGGATTCCCATAGGGGGAGAGGAGATTCTCAGGCTGAATGTCCTTTCGTCCGCCATTGTGGCCGCAGCGGTGGGAGTCTTCTTCCGTGTCTTGCTAGTTCTGGCGCGGATGGTGCGAGCGAATGTCCGAAAGGGCCGCGACAATCAGCCCAGTACCAAAGCACGGACGTTGATTGCCTCGGCCGCCGCTGCTCTGGCCGTTGGTTTCAGCACGACCGTC
Coding sequences within:
- a CDS encoding DUF294 nucleotidyltransferase-like domain-containing protein; this encodes MRIKTVYCRLTARRHLCRGSLESVGLFQYLALIMDVEHAHNPGRTTDDQLFHAIGQLAADAGLSPPLFLKNLHADARATPHPRRALNSFHRFLMTGFSSAWMRDFDSHRLLQQILLELSSQSQFLADILVRNPELFRWLTSSNVLKITKTRDDYAAEASDAIVLFQRSEKKLDSLKRFQRRELLRIGARQILKEADVSSTSSELSALADSIACAVLAMAYDQMRETFQGDVKKELAVIGLGKLGGEELNFSSDIDLIFVYDKDGPLEGSQARLSSKHEYYCRVAEYVVRRLSEHTAEGHLYRVDMRLRPDGGSGPLAMSRAAYFAYYEARGELWERQMLIKARVIAGDQQVGEGWMEEMKAFIYPKTLLSSPLEEIAKIKARIESTLDDEKNIKLGSGGIRDVEFTVQALQLLNGGSTLRLRQRSTLAALRELVDSQKLKESEGRNLDAAYRFLRTVEDRLQLLHGLQKHSIPESPEERRILARQLGFDSAAAFTKKLAVHQDRIRKAYDSVFEKRSANRKAGAASGPWLDARVLRKLGVYDAEAAQSQLAEILKELPELKEPVRFALFVDLIRKRKAPDWALKNLLQLASSAPIKRTLQQAVLNEKSLDLLILLAARSSRYSGLLAREPLLFETLLGRPEDLLASGAAWSFLKSADLPRYRIYNEFKAVLRFVVGEISAPALTRELSALADDIVAHAYRLAAEEVRIPRSLPVALMALGKFGGGEISIGSDLDLVLLYKERGGLQAKTVNALGRTLREKLDRVYEIDFRLRPEGKNAPLATEFEYYKEYLVHRASLWERQSLTKARCIAGDPAFGHELMKHVAQLSCDVPLPKGWKNEIVSMRARMVKERSRSQESVDLKVGIGGLVDLEFLVQATQLRCCPDHPEMAQTNTFDAIDSMKKQKLLPQKNAARARRNLEYFRQLEAVIRINSEKTDFLLPSENDRLQAVVAGMGSSSPAALRAAIQEKRKTNRKLFTETIRSLPK